TCTGCCGCCAGAACGGCTCGCCGATCAGCATCATTCCGCCGGGGCGCAGGCTGCGCTGGAGGAGTTCGGTTGTTCCGGCGACGCCGTTGCCGATCCAGGTGGCGCCGACGCAGGCGGTCAGATCGACCGGCTGGTCGGCCACGTGGCCGGCGGCGTCACCGTGGATGAACTCGACCCGGTCGGCGACGCCGAGTTCGGCGGCACGGGCCTGGGCCTGCTCGGTGAAGACCGTGCTGATGTCCACCCCGGTGCCCGCGAAGCCCAGGTCACGTGCCCAGGTGCACAGCATCTCGCCCGAACCGCTGGCCAGGTCGAGTACCCGTGTCCCAGCGGGGAGTCGGAGGGATTCGCCCAGGGCGGCGAACTTGTCCGCGGTCAGCGGGTTGTGGATGCGGTGGTTGCTCTCGCGGATGGTGAAGATGCGGGGAAGGTCCATGACCTGATTCCTTTTCGTCATGCCTGGGGAGACTGCTTGAGGGCGCGCACTTGGCGCGAGATCTGCTTCAGGGGCCGTTCCAGCTCGGCGCGCAGCCGCGCTTCGGTGCGGGAGGCGGCGTAGGTGTTCTCGCGCTGCAGCCGGTGGTGGCTGCCACCGCGAGGCTCGGCGACGACGCCGCATAGGCCGCGCTCGGCCCGCACGACACGGCCCGGAACCGGTCCCTCGGCCCGCGACGGGGCGAAGGAGCGCTCACGTTCCGTGTCCCAGCCGTAGTCGGCCAGAGTCAGGACTCGCTCACCAGAGAGAGCAGGTGGGGATGAAGTGGATTGATGAAACAACGTGGAGACCCTTGAACGGGGGCCCCGCCGGACGACAGGCGTGCCGAGAACACTCCCTATGAAGGAGGAAGGCAGGCGAAGGTCAGGACGAGGCCCGGGAGGTGAGGATGATCCGGGCGCCGCACACAGCGGGCTTCTCCACGACGGTCATCAACACACCTCCTCAGATCTCCGTGAGCGAACTGGTCATCGCTCGGACACCTACGCTAGCACCTTCCGTGGACGCTGGCGCGGGAGGCGAGTCCGTCGAGCAGATTCAGCCCGACCTGCTCGAGGATCTTGAGAGGATCAGGGACCGACACAGCCCGCGCGGCGCCGTCGACGAGCCCGG
This portion of the Sphaerisporangium krabiense genome encodes:
- a CDS encoding SAM-dependent methyltransferase, which codes for MDLPRIFTIRESNHRIHNPLTADKFAALGESLRLPAGTRVLDLASGSGEMLCTWARDLGFAGTGVDISTVFTEQAQARAAELGVADRVEFIHGDAAGHVADQPVDLTACVGATWIGNGVAGTTELLQRSLRPGGMMLIGEPFWRQTPPDEETAKACHATSIADFLLLPALIEQFQELGYDVVEMMLADQDSWDRYAAAQWLSMRRWLDENPDDELAPEVREELTTEPAHYARYGREYLGWGVFALMKR